The Belonocnema kinseyi isolate 2016_QV_RU_SX_M_011 chromosome 2, B_treatae_v1, whole genome shotgun sequence nucleotide sequence CAACCCACTGATAACAAAAAACATCGCTATGAcaaagcaaattaaaatttttaataagcatTTGGACAGTGATTTTAATGAACATCTACATAGTGACctaaagaaagaaaattctttaatttttatacatttttaaacacctattacaaaaaaagaaataccaTAAAACAGCAAATTTCATTTTGCAATACAGATCTAAATGTCAAGACCTGTAATATGAAAACAAACATCTTTATAATCCacaaacttgtattatttattgaaaatcttcatttttctaattttgtgcgtatttacaacaacaaaaaccaGTAACCTAacataggaaattttattttccaatccTGGATCTCTTTGcaagatttgaaatgaaattactcACATGAAGTTTTATTACAACGTGTAAGACTGTAATTTGGAAAACCTAATAAATTACAATAGTGCTCTCTGCATTTGCGTGTTGCAGAAGTAATTGAATACGCAAAGCGCCTGGGAATCGACCCGGATGCGGAACCACACCTTTTGGATTTGGCCCGAGAAGGTCTCATGGCGGCGCTACCCAAGGGCTGGTCACCCTGTTTTCATGAAGGCAGTAAAGCCTGGTATTACTACCAAGCATCTACGGGAACCACCACCTGGGAACATCCCCTGGACGCTGTTTACAAGGAACTAGTTGTGCAAGCGAGGGCCGGTAACCGACAGATGAGCGTCGGTACGattgtttaatttctttcgttttcTTCTCTAATTTTTCCCACTAATAGCCTACTCCCTATCTTGAATATTATCTTCTAACAAATTCCACACTTCCgactctaatttaatttaaaactcgatTACTTGtacaaattctttgtaattcccTAAAATTATCGAAGAAGGAAACAAAGGAAGAAATCGACTCGTGAATGCTAACACGGGGTTGCAGAAATAATAAGAACTCTTcctattttaaaggaatttgaacaCCATCGTTTAAACCTACCTAAAAAAAATCCGCGTCATACTTGATATTTCGCGCACTTAAGTCTCTCCTGATTCTTTGAAGCGAATCAATTTGTATCCTCTACGTAGCACTTATCTATCGACGTGTATATAATCACAACGAAACCGTCTAATTATCTTCCGTCGGATTTTCCGCTAGTCGTACCATTAACATGAGAGTGTCTCATGCAAGACTCTTAACTTTGCATAAGATTAAAAgcgtttaagaaatattaatacaTCAACGTTGTCACTTGAAACTCTATGAtcgttataaaaattcatattctatttcaaattttataaataagataCGATATCTAGTGTTATTTATATCCTAATATTGCATGTTTGTTGATTACTAAGCAgggaaaataatcgaaaatagtGTCAGCTCAAGTCAGTCGGTTTCTGTAAAACTTTTCGCGGTATGATTCAGGAGTGTCTCAGTAATAAGTGTTTTCGACGGTTTTGTTCTACCAATCGAAAATATTATAGAGCATCCACTTTTCCCTTTGGCTATAAAGAAGAAAGAGTGGTAGATTGTTCGTAAGAAAGGCTTTTTCGCAGACGAAGACTCTAAGACGACAGCCAAGGACCTCGAATCCCATGAAGACGTGACCTTGCCAAAGGAAAGCATCTCCAGCAAGTCACTTCCGCCACAGACCAAGATCCCCATGAAGCTGGCGCCTCTGAAAAAGCTCAAGAGTGATAGAATCGGTTCTAGAAAGAGGGAACTCTCTTTCGAGAGGGTCCAAAGTTCTAAGGATTTGGACCCTGAAAATCAAAATGAATCGTATTCAGGTCTGACGGATCGAGTCCCGAGGGACTATACGAATCTCAGATTTCAAGACCCCCAGTTTTATGAAAGTCCGAAATTGTTAGATTCACCTATCAAAGGACTGGATTTGAAGGAAGTCCTTAAGAGGTCCGAATCACTTAGTCCTAGGTATGAAAAAGAGTGGGAGCAACTGACTACCAAATTTAGTTCGGAGGAGAACATCATTGATATTGATAGGCTCAGTGCAAGTTCTCTGGCTAAGTCCAACAAGTCAGCTGAGTCTCCGGATAAGGATAAACATCCCAGGCATCCGGGGCAGCAGAAAGAGCTTACGCTTACCGGCGGTGGctcaatttttctcaaaagcAACAGAAGCAGGGATACTACTCCTAGTCAGGACGGCGGCAGGTTCGAGGATTTTCTGATGTTGTCCGGTGAACAAATGATGAGCAGCTCTTCTGGGGATAGGCTTAAATCCATCCTTCGAGAAAAACCCTACGAAGATGGTAAGTTTACATTTCGTTGAtttctattttatgtttttatatcattaatcactatataattaacaattaagtacTGTCATGGAGTAATGGTTGACTCATCGGATCAAAAGAGACAATAACTAGAAGTATGTACTTttagccgctgaatccgaattcacGGTTAGCTTTGCAAAACTAAGTCACGTTTTTATAAcatattttggttttttaaaaatgtcgaaaaactaAATCGGGTTGACAAATTGTTTAATAGTTTGGACCAAATCGAAGCGATAAGTTATCCGGCCACCAAAGGTTGTGACCTATTTAtcctttttatctcattttttaatttgtcacctATTTCACctacattagaaattttttaattttccacctaTCTTGATATTTTGTCACCTTTTTCACCCTCTTTAATTCCAAAGtagaattttatttacaattttaatttatgaaacctTGTGGGACAGTCTTTTTAATTCAGTTCGCGGTTTCTGCTAGTGTCGGAGAATCAGCCGACAacaaattatactgttttttaaatttgggaagacgtgaatttaaactatttaataaataaatttttgacaaaattgttattatttaaattttataagggATGAcgcaaattattaaaaagagttGTCGATCTCTAAAGTGTGTTATTATTTAGACTAATACAGGAATATACTTTTTCCGTCTTGCATCTAATAAAACTTGTAGTTTTCTTTCTAAATCTggcggaaattttattttaaacttcaaaatgaacaaaatggTCGCCATTTTTCTGcaaatgttgaaagttaatttattcaaaaacactAGCCGTTTTCTATTCTTAATTTGTACTTTAGGTTTCTAAAAGTAAGTATCTTTTACATTACGTTTTAAAACGtcatattccaaatttttaccaCAATATATGAAACAAAAGGTTAgaatagtttttttctaaaatgatcatttccatgttttcattaaaaaacgttTTCTCACATTTTCCCCCTGTGCGTCTATTTTTGATgataatcaaaaacaaattttgaacttcacttactttgttttaaaatattttgtttctttcattactatttcacaaaaatatcttATCATCTCTAGAATGATAGCATAAAATAATgtgatgaaaaaaatacaattttatcctACATCATTCACATTTGAGTACAAGATTGATTAAATACGCAAAATAGAAGAAAGCTCCAACagactatttttttctttcttcaagatttcagaatgatttttttactgcTGTATCATGtgaagtttttgtaaaaattgtagattttcgtattttgcaaaaaaattaatgcagaaaaaaatggaataaagaacaaaaagtggaataccTTCATTAGGTCAAAGGTAAtgcgaaattttaaagaaaattttcaaacctttttttatattaattctgtCATTATTTTTCGGAGATACTCATGACATAGTTAAAAAGGATCTTCCGCCGGATTTAGAAAGAAACCTAAAAGATCCCATTTTTTTATCAGTGCGATAGAATACGTATCGTTTTATTTCCTTTGAAATGATTTAGTGGGAATTTGCCGTATTTGATAATCATAGTGTGACgcgtttaacaaataaaaatacgttACATAAGCTTATTAATATGTGTTAATACGTTTATTTTTGTATACAactttttttcacctttttgtcacctccttttgaaaaaaattgccttttttaactttttttaaaaataataggctaaatttatattaaaatttatattaaatttatattaaaatcataTCTAAGTTACAAAAAAGGTctgaaatcatgcatttgttatCAAAACTTTcgcttatatattttttcaagttttgatttttataatgcaCAAAATTGAAGATACTAAATtttcttattcttgaaattaatttaattttattaaagaatatctGTTAAAttctaagaagaaaaaaatattcttttgaggACTTCATTGACATCTAATTAAAGTTCTGAAATGATTCCTCAATATTTTTTATGGGAATATTAACCTAAAATTGCATCTTTAATATATGGAAAAtaattccaataataaaatttaaagaatttataaaagattttgaagaaaattcacttcaaaaaatcgaaaatgcaaaATCTTATTAAAGTTTACTACAGTAACTatcgtaaataaaaaataatctatgcctacaatttaactaaaaaggttgCAAGGATTTTAACGCAAACTACACCAAAGTTGgtcgttttccacaaaaaattttaagaaaatttcttcaagatattttgtggaatatttgactaaaatatCTTAGGGAATTTTCGGTTTACTTTAGGAACAATCCctaaataatctgaaaaaaattcctatataacgatttcaaattttccttAATCTTTGGGAACTTTCACCAACATATATTATTCAAGACAGATGAATAAATTTccccaatttttcgaaaatatttcacattattaaatagaaattttactaaaaatatttggGGAATGTtcgtgaaatttcgaaaaatatcacGTAAGATTCTTGTGACGAAAGCAAGACAcattgtaaaatcatttaaaatttgtaataaaaaatagacaattgAACATGGCTAAAAATCATACTATGTAAATATTAACTAATAATGAATAATatcttatatatatttaaatattattaaataaataataatatctaatatatatttaaataaatcctaatttaatttctttctcatAGAAAATATCTCTTGATTGTTAtccgaaatttttctaatttttgagaaGGCTcatcaaacatgaaaaaatgccCTGCGTTATATGGGGTTTACCCGTTTATTAAATTTCCTAACTTGTTAGAAACTTCTCCAGATTTATCAAATTCTttcaactttttgagaaaaatcgcaacgttaatgaaataaattccctaaattatatgaaacagagaattttcatttaaaaaaaaagagttggtGAAAATCTCCATATTTTTTCTTCCTCATAGAGGAAACTTTTTTACATTGTTGATCTCCCACatttcaaaaaaccaaaaaatattattgccaACGACAATAACTTTGATAATTGATTTGAACTAAAATCTTGGTTATTTCAAtcagaattttctaattaaattctaatAACGGAAGAAAATAACAAGCATTTTTcgtaaaagtttatatttaactcgaaattctggtaattttaagtagaatttttttgcatgattttttaaaacaaattagagaAAATTGAGGGTTCGTTTTTCAAtaattgcaaaaatgtttatatttaaagtaAATGTGCCAAAAACCAgatctcttaaaaaaatatttttgaaaaaacattattttaattgaaaatatttttaaatatacaaaaatatttattttaccaaTGTGTTTCGCAACTAAATTTTCCATTACTAtagtttcttcttcaaaattaagttttctatgGCTTGAATCGataaagcaattttcaaacaattaaaaaatttaactgtttttcaaacatttttaagaagtttcaaaaaattttagaagcaattttttttctttcaaaatatatgaCTGATAATATCATTTTGAGAATTAAAGGGAACTTTTATTTTCTAGAGACTTGATTTTTAGCATGACAACTACTCTTTAATGGAAGCACTAGTGGGAAATAtcatttaaatatcatataataaatgGAACTTGTTCCGGAACGGGAGATGAAGGAAAGgtgaatgaatttttgaatcgaaaacatTAACCGTAAAAAGCCATTTATAAAGCAAATCTCTTAGAATTTGTTCTTTCGCTTTTATTCTGAGACATATTGATATCTGATTCCgtctttaaaatttccattatttaGTGAAAACATCTTTTATGAATAGAAGCAATTTATATTTAGATGTTGGCTGTTTTTAGTATAGTtctgaataataatattctaatattttttacatattttaataaatgtttctaaacataagatgaacgatatttttcttcaaaaataatttaaatgttgcacaaatttaaaaaataattcattctcTGAGACTCGCTGGAACAAgccattcataaaatttttgccATAAAAACGATCATTGACCTATAagtaaattgtttctaaaaaggTTAgccatatatatttaaaaataaatgttactaaCAGTTTAGATGTTTCTGTTTTACATACTAggttaaaattaacatttgaaaatacGCTTTATACCTTTCACTAAAAGAAGTCactttattttgatctaaaaacaAGGTCAATGAAAAGAGCTGCTTTGAAAAAAGTTCGACCTAAAAGTTTTGCTTGATTATTCTTCAAGATAATATCTTgtaaagagtttaaacaaaattcaatctCTTTCCTTCTGGCAGAGGAGAGACCCACAGAAGAGGAACGAAAGAGCGTCCGCTTCGATTTGGAGAAAGAACCAGAGATCAAATTTACATATTCCGGCTCTGATGAAGATTGGGAATCCGATTCGGAAGAGCAGAAGATGAGGATATCAGCAATCGCCAATATAAAGAAGGTCACCTCAGTATTTTCCCTGCAGTCCCAAACGTCGGACCTTACAGATGATTCGCCAGACAATCAAACTCCTAGAGATCCATTCTTTCATCCAACTCTTCCAAAATTAAATCCTTTGGAACGAATGGACAAGTTCCTCAAAAAATCAAAAGTCGTCGGTAAGAGGTTCGTCGTTGAAAACGTTGATGAAGGTGAACACCTTACTCAAGTAGCAAAGGACAAATTGAACGATATCGACGATGATTTATCGCCTCGGAAATTCAGCAACGTCAGGAATATTGACATAGTCTCGAAAAGTGAGACTGATTCCAGCATTGCCTCCAGATCTAGTCTTCTGGATGAAATCCGAAAAAGCAAAGAACTTATGCTCGAGAGTATGAAACTTTCTGATCAGAAAGTAAAAAACAGCAAGCAACGCGAAAAGGATAATGTCTATAATTTAATGAAACTTAAACATGAGCTCGAAGCGGTGAAACGTGATCGAGAAAGCAATACTTCATCCTCTCCAGATGAACCAAAGAACTTAACCAActtcattttgaacaaagaacACGAAGAAACGATAAAATCACTAAGAGCagaattcgaaacgaaattagaagacaaaagaaaagaattagaGGAAAATTTTCAGGAGCAGAAGCTCGCGCTGGAAAAAAATCTCCAAGAGAAATTGGAGAACCTGAGAAAGGAGATGGCTGATAAAGAGGAGCAAGATATAAAGAAACTAGTCAGTGAGATGGATGAGACGAgagatgaaaatttgaagaaggtGAAAAGTGAACTGGAAGTCTGTTACGAAAAGGAGAGACAGGAGATCCTTGCTAATCTGAAAGCTGAACTGGATCAGAGGAAGCGCGAGCTGTTGGAGATCAGGAACCAAGAGATGGAGAAGCTGGAAATTGATCATGAAAAGAGTTTGGATGAcgagaaaaatgcaaaacttAAAGAACAAGACATTGCGAAGCAGCATAGTGAGAGGCTTGAAACCATGAAGAATGAGCTGGATAAGGAGTTCGATGACCTAAAGACTGAGCTTAGATTGCAGCAGAGGGAGAAGATTACCAAGATCACTGAAGAACACGAGAAGTGCCTTGCTGAGATCTTACGGGATTTTAGAACAGACGTAAGTCTTTCTTGAAATTCTTATGGGAGCTCTCATTAATTGACGACCCGAATAAAAGATCACTGTGGCGCTCAAAGTGGTGAGACCCCTGAACCCTTGAATTGAAGCGGCTTTCAGGGGCCCCTTACTCTGAGCGTCAGAAAGTCATAACCGGTGCTTCGATCCGGGCCCTCAATAATGTTCGAGTTTTTTTATGGGGTTGCGTTCGGAAAATCTTACGAATCCttaattaggggggggggggcagtctAAAACATTTCATACGTAAGTTTCTTCTttcttattatttgtttttttaatatgctAATTAGCTTCTGTTTTGGATGTCGAAATCACTTTTTATACTGCTATATTAtgtgtattgtttttttttcattatgtcATATTTCATATTGCATACTTCCAATAAATATAGATTCGAGGAGTTAAACCATTCTTGATATTTAGACGAAATCTcatgaaaaacaatgaaaatcctttaaaacatttataattttcacaatCCCTGAAAATCCTCAAATCCCCTTCATATTTCTTAATAAATCTTTCAATAGATCAAAATTCTCGGAAATATTTCTCTCTCTAAATCACTTCAACTATCTTTTCAAATCTCGTGACTTTCTTTGAAAcctcttaaaatcccttacaaACCCTTAAAATTTACAATCCCTTGAAGTCTGCGAATGtcattcttaatttcttaaaatccctttaaaccttttcaaatctatgaaaatcattgaaattgttCGAAATCCCGTATAATGTTTTAACCTCATTTTTATCCcgttcaaatcccttaaaatatttttaaatatttgctaatgttttaaaatatctttaaatccctGCAAGTCTTCTAAATCTCATTAAAATTCCGTGATATCCTTCAAAATTTGTAAGATTATTTCAGTATCgcatgaaatcattttaaatctattgaattccaatgacttattttttaatctcttaatatatcttaaaattctctaaaacttATGAAGAtacttgaaatatcttgaaacctttaaaaccccataaaaagcccttgcaatttttgaaaatctatgaaAGCTCATTAAAATTTCTAAGCATTGGTTGAAACCTGTGAAATATTTCGAGATCTTACGAAatcttccttgaaatctttaaaattcatttaaatctctaaaaatcctttgaaatcccgtgaaatcataAAAACTCCTTTGTATcacttaaaatccgttaaaatctcttaaaaccttcAAATTCTCATTAAAATCCCATGATATCCgtcaaaattcgtaaaaacatTTCCTGTCATATGTGATcctttaaaaccctttgaaatcctgTGACTTTCTTTGACATAGTTTAGAATCCCTTAATACCctttaaaaactatgaaaatccttACAATGTTATAATCCCTTACAAATCCCTTACACTcctttaaaatccatgaaaattcCTCTAATTTATAATAATcggataaaattgttgaaatttcgtgaaatatttcgaaatcttactagattttttttaaaatcccattaaaatttttaaactcgatGGAATCTTTTAGAGTCGTTTAATATCccgtaaaatatattaaaatttatttaaataatttcaaagctattaaaatttctggaaatttttttaaatcctttaaaatctcgtcaaattataaaaatcagtctATATACCTACTAAAAGCCGTTAAAAtctcttacatttttttgaaatctttttttaaatcttttaaactttctttaaatctcttaaaatcttcaaaatatcatttaaatcctCTGACATCCTTCAGAATCccataaaaatctattaaaatgctGTGTAATATtcggaaatcgtttgaaattccattaaatcttaagaaatcttctcaaatccgtggatatattttgtaatcttcggaaatatcttaaaatccttaaaatcccgtaaaatcacCAAAGTCGCTTTATATCTCTCAAGATCagataaaatctcttaaaattatttgaaatctttgaaaatcttttaaaaattctttaaatcacttCAACTCTTCGAAATCTCATTAAAATGCCCTtatgtcatttaaaatttgttaaattattttagtatcgcataaaatctttgagaatccTTTGAAACCTGCTACTTTCGTTAAATATCTTAAGATCGCTTAAAAcccttcaaatctttttaaatggcTTGAAATccgataaaatatttcttaattcgttaaatcctctaaaatctctgGGAATctaattcaatttcttaaactCCCTTAAAACCTCGTAAAATCTCTTCGAAAAATCGAGATTCTCTGAAATTGCAATAGATAATTTGTCCAATTtgttaaaatctgtgaaaaatctCGTAATCGTTTgggatctttttaaataccctaaaacttTTGTGATGTCCTGAGAGCatatgaaatcccttgaaatcttttttaaatactttcaaatcaatggtaatttttcgaatcttttcgatcttttttttatgaattaattgaaaaatataagatcTTGCATAAGAAGGGAAGGGAGAGGCTTGTACAAATTTTGCGAATCCTAGTAGGggtctaaattttaaaatgttatcctTACGTATTTAATGGACGTTCCCTATTGTTATTTTAAGTTCTAgatgtttcttttaaaattatcttttatttgcATCTCTTACAGTAGGTATCAAGAAACGTATCCGAGAGTGATCATCAGTGGGTCTCTGTAGACAGCGGATCcttttaattatttgacaaatGGGAAAATCAATTCTTATGATGAATATTCCTAAAAGTCTTAGCTAAAATATCCcatgatttatatttattaacattgcatagataaattatgataaataatgttCTATCCAGCAatagttttaagatttatattcgCAGCCCTGGTAAAATATCTGATATTTGAACGATTTAGTAGACATTTGATATTGTTTACTTGTTTATAACTAATAATCatcatatttcaaaaaagtggtaATATTTATTATAACTATTGATGAAATTATCGcttaagtaaacaaaaattacattttttgacggAATTTATTCATTCCTTCTAATTATTCAGTCAGAAAACGTAAGTTGggtattaaattcattttttatattattattacgtAAATCTACTCTTATGaatatttctttctaaaattgtattaaaaataactttttttaacaacttgCAAAAGAAAATTTGGTTTTAGAACTGAAGGGTTACAGAATTAGATAACCAACCTaatcggaatttttcaaaagatcgaataaacctttaataaaatcgaaatccccgtttaaatataaaacaaaaatccaCTCCTGACCGGAAACGTTtctgaattgaaatgaaaaaaatattatcaaaaaagttatcCAGTTTCGAGGAATAGTACGTGGAAGTTGACAAAAGTTACagaagcttatatttttaacttaaattttttgaattttatagagTATTTAAATAACTTATTATCTCAAATTAATGTATGAAACCCATTATGACTTTGAAATTTACCCGGCCCACAAATGAACACTCTCCCAGCTaattctttttatcatttttaatcgttttttttttatagatttagaatttttcatcCGGGAAGAATAGAATGCAATGGAACAGGCTTGAGACACTTTGATTTTTGTTTAGGAAGGACTCGCGCGGAAACTGTATAAGCAGAAGTTGGAGGAAATTCGTGCGGATTTTTCGAGAGACATAGAAAACCAAGTGAAGAAGCAGAGTGATAGAAAGTCGGGACCTCAGGAGAGCGTTGATTTCGAAAAGCTGCGATGCGAAAAGAGGCTGCTTGAAGATAAATACAATACCCTGAAAGAAAAGTATCTCAAATTAAAGAAGGAGGTACGTCTTGCTGTGGAGAGGAGAACCAAGCGGAAGGAAGGAAACACAACAGCTTCTGAAACCGAGAGGTCAACTTCGGCCAGGACAAGAACTGACAAAACGGAGTCCTCAGACCAGAAGTAAGCTTTCTTTCTTTATCCTACTCAACCCTTTTCgacaataattatttcaacaaattatcatttttaaatacaccCAACTGTCAGTTTAGCCACTTGCGGTTTAATAATTCCTATAACTGCTGGTCCGCGCAGTTTCTCAGCGCACGGGTTGAGAGACGGTTGCGACTTTTGCCTGAAAAACACTATGAGCGTAGCGGAAATGCGCAGAGCGTGGGTACTCATTTGAGtttattgcgcaatattatgcgcTCAGATTGGAAATTGTGCAGGCGGTCCTGACTGTTTCCGTTTCGATATTCCCGATTCAGGAACAAGGCTAATTGCAAGCAACCCTCGACTCCGTGACTAAACCGAGAGTCGGGCGTATTTATtcgatcaatatttttatttaaagttaggGTCCATCTATAAACTACGTATGCGAATCCTGCACGATGACGACCTGACCTAAGATtgcaagtcgaaatatattgaattttcaacaaaatagttgaactttgaacgaaGAGAGATAACTTTTCTCaccataaaagataaactttcaatccaaattgaaattttttttaacaaagcggttgaatctttgaacgaaaaaaacgactttcaaaaaatatttaaacttacaacctaaaaatatattttttttaccaattagtggaattaaaaagaaaattactaaaaactgtTCGATTTTCATgccaaagagacgatttttttagaagagagttgaattttccatctgaaaagttgaatttctaacaaaaaaagacgaaatttcaacaaaacacttgcatatttgacgaaaaatatgtctttaacaaactaattaaaatttcaagcaattagttgaattttttacctacgaagatgaattttcaatcaataagaattattttccaccacaaaatggattttcaaccaaacgcatgaatttttaatcaacgaatttaatttttgaatagaaaagatatgtttttaaacaaaaataaaaaatattaatttttggacaaaaattacttttaataaaataaaaaaaaacgaattttcaactagttgatTCTCAAGcacataaatgaaattttaacaaaggagattaacttttttactttctttttcctaaaggaatgaattttcatctaaagtaaagaatcttttaaaaaattaatttgcaaccaaacagttcaacAATCattcaagtagttgaactttcaaccaagaagatcatttttaacaaacaaaaaattaattttctaccaaaaaagatgaattatcaacaaaagatatgcattttgaaacaaataattttaatt carries:
- the LOC117168028 gene encoding centrosomal protein of 164 kDa isoform X3, with amino-acid sequence MSISQDSAATIVCREVFDETSHPSNEEVIEYAKRLGIDPDAEPHLLDLAREGLMAALPKGWSPCFHEGSKAWYYYQASTGTTTWEHPLDAVYKELVVQARAGNRQMSVDEDSKTTAKDLESHEDVTLPKESISSKSLPPQTKIPMKLAPLKKLKSDRIGSRKRELSFERVQSSKDLDPENQNESYSGLTDRVPRDYTNLRFQDPQFYESPKLLDSPIKGLDLKEVLKRSESLSPRYEKEWEQLTTKFSSEENIIDIDRLSASSLAKSNKSAESPDKDKHPRHPGQQKELTLTGGGSIFLKSNRSRDTTPSQDGGRFEDFLMLSGEQMMSSSSGDRLKSILREKPYEDEERPTEEERKSVRFDLEKEPEIKFTYSGSDEDWESDSEEQKMRISAIANIKKVTSVFSLQSQTSDLTDDSPDNQTPRDPFFHPTLPKLNPLERMDKFLKKSKVVGKRFVVENVDEGEHLTQVAKDKLNDIDDDLSPRKFSNVRNIDIVSKSETDSSIASRSSLLDEIRKSKELMLESMKLSDQKVKNSKQREKDNVYNLMKLKHELEAVKRDRESNTSSSPDEPKNLTNFILNKEHEETIKSLRAEFETKLEDKRKELEENFQEQKLALEKNLQEKLENLRKEMADKEEQDIKKLVSEMDETRDENLKKVKSELEVCYEKERQEILANLKAELDQRKRELLEIRNQEMEKLEIDHEKSLDDEKNAKLKEQDIAKQHSERLETMKNELDKEFDDLKTELRLQQREKITKITEEHEKCLAEILRDFRTDEGLARKLYKQKLEEIRADFSRDIENQVKKQSDRKSGPQESVDFEKLRCEKRLLEDKYNTLKEKYLKLKKEVRLAVERRTKRKEGNTTASETERSTSARTRTDKTESSDQKSPLKKPRSNSLTASKSQENQSQGQSAAEDSDDQKLAAGFPGTAITVGAKNILKFESDDATTASEANSNFLSKKKKNFTKKAASTSRINNNNVSSENPVENIRKQLEKLEDLGDQLPSNDTAYTLRYPFQDKCESPRDDTAKLTPVTASSELEFFRHRIHVERDSVRRAREALRQQRSAFQGRQRAWKQRSARTTLEQLEERELSDMEVSLHRTRSLLGEKVIHLRHLEQSLERVANAKKNENDVTVVKNDEQTLSDMSSASSGFSSTDLGTDTFIDKPDHYQESTEIIASLENLNSEIREIWGVLNKRQDNNVPPPPTLMYSDLRWLPYQHLTTQPSNVQAAFGTPNIQSNILSQLTAAHPPAANTQNIIAQYGPNSGFTTSVGTVERATSNLMERTRNLRDWLRQARVESSDLVSPGQATL
- the LOC117168028 gene encoding centrosomal protein of 164 kDa isoform X4; translated protein: MSISQDSAATIVCREVFDETSHPSNEEVIEYAKRLGIDPDAEPHLLDLAREGLMAALPKGWSPCFHEGSKAWYYYQASTGTTTWEHPLDAVYKELVVQARAGNRQMSVDEDSKTTAKDLESHEDVTLPKESISSKSLPPQTKIPMKLAPLKKLKSDRIGSRKRELSFERVQSSKDLDPENQNESYSGLTDRVPRDYTNLRFQDPQFYESPKLLDSPIKGLDLKEVLKRSESLSPRYEKEWEQLTTKFSSEENIIDIDRLSASSLAKSNKSAESPDKDKHPRHPGQQKELTLTGGGSIFLKSNRSRDTTPSQDGGRFEDFLMLSGEQMMSSSSGDRLKSILREKPYEDEERPTEEERKSVRFDLEKEPEIKFTYSGSDEDWESDSEEQKMRISAIANIKKVTSVFSLQSQTSDLTDDSPDNQTPRDPFFHPTLPKLNPLERMDKFLKKSKVVGKRFVVENVDEGEHLTQVAKDKLNDIDDDLSPRKFSNVRNIDIVSKSETDSSIASRSSLLDEIRKSKELMLESMKLSDQKVKNSKQREKDNVYNLMKLKHELEAVKRDRESNTSSSPDEPKNLTNFILNKEHEETIKSLRAEFETKLEDKRKELEENFQEQKLALEKNLQEKLENLRKEMADKEEQDIKKLVSEMDETRDENLKKVKSELEVCYEKERQEILANLKAELDQRKRELLEIRNQEMEKLEIDHEKSLDDEKNAKLKEQDIAKQHSERLETMKNELDKEFDDLKTELRLQQREKITKITEEHEKCLAEILRDFRTDEGLARKLYKQKLEEIRADFSRDIENQVKKQSDRKSGPQESVDFEKLRCEKRLLEDKYNTLKEKYLKLKKEVRLAVERRTKRKEGNTTASETERSTSARTRTDKTESSDQKSPLKKPRSNSLTASKSQENQSQGQSAAEDSDDQKLAAGFPGTAITVGAKNILKFESDDATTASEANSNFLSKKKKNFTKKAASTSRINNNNVSSENPVENIRKQLEKLEDLGDQLPSNDTAYTLRYPFQDKSPVTASSELEFFRHRIHVERDSVRRAREALRQQRSAFQGRQRAWKQRSARTTLEQLVKEERELSDMEVSLHRTRSLLGEKVIHLRHLEQSLERVANAKKNENDVTVVKNDEQTLSDMSSASSGFSSTDLGTDTFIDKPDHYQESTEIIASLENLNSEIREIWGVLNKRQDNNVPPPPTLMYSDLRWLPYQHLTTQPSNVQAAFGTPNIQSNILSQLTAAHPPAANTQNIIAQYGPNSGFTTSVGTVERATSNLMERTRNLRDWLRQARVESSDLVSPGQATL